The genomic segment AAACATACCATGGAGATAGGCCCCCCAGACGGGCAGATTCTCTGCCTTGTGACCACAGTAGGACCCGTCATTAAAGAGAAAGAGAGGGGCGCTTTTACCAACAGAAATGCCATGATGAATTTCATAGCCGTGGACGGCTGTTTGTGAGGATATATGATGACCGGTTTTACGTAATAATTTCTTGTCCTCTCCTATCTCGGTGCCAATATCAAGAATGCCAAGCCCTTCATCGCTGAGGCGGGCAGACTCTACCCCATGGGGGTCTGAAATTTTTCTCCCCAGCATTTGATAGCCGCCGCATATACCAACTACGGTGCCACCATCTGTGGCAAACTCCTTAATATATTCAACAAAGCCTCCCTCCTGTAACCAGCGCATATCCCCAAGCACATTTTTTGAGCCGGGAATAATGATTGCATCGCTGTTCTCAAGCTCAGTAACTCTCGTAACGATCCTGATGTGGACATCTGGTTCGGTTAAAAAGGGCTCTATATCTGTGAAATTAGAGAGATGCGGCAGAGAAAGAACAGAGATTACCACATGGTCGCCAATAGGTGGCAGACTGTCAAGGGCCCCGGATTTAAAGGAGACAGAGTCTTCTTCTGGAATACCGAGCTGATGAATATAGGGGACAACCCCAAGAACCTTTCTGCCCGTATGCTGAAGGAGATAATCGTGGGCTGAAGAGAGAAGGCGGGCATCGCCCCGAAAACGGTTTACCAGAAAACCGGCAACTAGGTCACGTTCCCACTGGGAAAGTACCTCCATGATACCCACAAAGGAGGCATATACTCCACCCCGGTCAATGTCCCCTACCAGAAGAACAGGAGATTGAGCATGTTGGGCCATACGCATATTGACAATGTCATGTTGCTTCAGGTTCACCTCTCCCGGCGAGCCAGCACCCTCAAGGATGATGGTATCATATTCCGCCGCCAGTTCATCGTAGGATTCCTGTACCTTATGCCAGGCCTGACCCTTATAGCGATGGTACTGACCTACGCTCATATTGCCCACAGGCCTTCCCTGAACGATCACCTGACTGCCCGTATCAGAATTTGGCTTTAAGAGAATAGGATTCATTCGCCAATGGGGATCAATACAGGCTGCTTGGGCCTGTACCACCTGGGCTCGGCCCATTTCCCTGCCGTCGCGGGTGACAAAGGAGTTTAGTGACATATTCTGCGCCTTAAATGGGGCTACCTTAATTCCATCCTGGACAAGGATACGGCAGAGGGCGGCGGTGAGTACCGATTTCCCAGCATTGGAACAGGTGCCTTGGAGCATTAGAGCTGGTGTGGGTCTCTTTTCTCTCTTTTTTTTGCTCGGTACTGTTGCCAGCGAGGTACGCAGGGCTTGGAAGAAGAGATGGTTTTCCTCATGGGTGCGGACGGCAACACGAAAATAGCTCCTGTCCAGTCCACTAAAATTCTCACATGGACGAATGGCAAAGCCGGCCTGAAGCAGTCTTTTCCTGAGAGGCTCAACCGCCCCACCATCTCGCAGACGGCAGAGATGGTAGTTGACCCGGGAGGGAAAAACCTCCAGGGCATCTAGTGAACTCAGCTCCTGAAAACAATCCCTGCGGGCAGCCTCCGCATAGGCGAGGCTCTGTTGCCTATAGGTCTCATCGGCAAAAAGGCGTTTACCCACGGCTTGGGCCAGAGTGTTGACCGTCCAGGGCGGTAGGGCATTATGCAGGGCCACTTTTAATTCTTCAGAACAGCTACAATATCCCAGACGCAGGCCGGGTAGGGCATAAAACTTTGTCATTGAGTTGAGGGTAATGACATTTTCAAATCGGCCGGCAAAGCTTGGCTCGTCTGCGATAAAATCCAAAAATGCCTCGTCCAGACAGAACCATACCTCTGGCATGGATTTGATAATATCTGCCAACTGTTCTGTATCGGGGAGGAGGCCGGTTGGATTGTTAGGCCTGGCGATAAGGGCAAGATCACCCGGTCGTAGAATTTTTTTTAAGCGCTCAAGAGAGAGTTGAAAACCGTTTTCCGGGGAGAGCTCCACGGGGACAATCTCCTGCCCCGTCTGACTCGCCGCATGATAGTAATCGATATAGGAGGGTACTGGAATAACGATTCTCTTACTGGGGATGATGCGTAGAAGGGCATAAAGCAACTCTGCTGTGCCGTTTCCCGCCACCACCCTCTTCTCGGAAATGCCATGGTGCCCGGCAATGGCCTGGCAGAACTCCAGACAATCGGGATCGGGATAATGAATGAGCGTTTCCAACTCATTACTGATCACCGGTCGTAACCATTCAGGGGGCCCCAGGGGGTTTATATTGGCACTGAAATCGATGATCTTTTGTTCAGCACCTTCGGCCTTTATTTTTCTGAGATTACCGCCATGTTCTTTTCTTTTAATCATGAAACTACCCCAAATGTCATCCCTGCAGGCCTCTGCTTTTTTGCAAAGATGAGCAACAGGGACCCTGAATTAACCTGCAATAAAGTTCATAGAAAAAAGTAACGCCATAAGCATCTCTGAAATTTCAGTGATAGCGCCCAAGGTATCCCCCGTTGCCCCACCAATTCGACTCTTACAAAAACGGCCGAAGAGATAGACGCCCGCGCATATCACAAGGAGGGAAATAAGAGCAAATTTCAGGGAGATAAGAGAGAGCAGGCAGAAGAGAAAAGCCGTTGCCAGGATGCCTAAACGCAAGCTGTTGGGGGAATAAAAGAGAGCTCCCAAACCACCTTCCGGGCGACAGTAACGCTGAGTTGCCATTGCCATAAGCATGGCGCAACGTCCAGCCACGGGGATGAGCAGGGCGGCGAATGCAAGGTGGAGGGGAGATATGGAGGCCAGGCTGGCGTACTTGACAATCATCAGCAAAACAACGCCGACAAGTCCCATTGCCCCGGTATTACTGTCCTTCATGATTTCCAGACTGCGTTCAGCAGGACGGGCTGAGAGCAGGCCATCACAGCTATCTGCCAGACCATCCAGATGCAAAAATCCTGATATCCCGGCAAAGAAGACCAGGAGCAGAGCAGCCACAACGGGCTGGGGCAGGAGTATGGAACTGAGGCAGACCACAATAACCGCCAGCAGACCGATAACAAGACCTACCAGAGGAAAAAAAGGAGGTGTCTTGTTAAAGTACTTTGCATCATCCCCCGCCCACCACCGCACAGGCAGAATGGTGAGAAAACGAAGGGCCACACAAAATATATGGCAGTTTTTTTTGAGCTGATCAAGCACCATCCACCTCTTCTTTAATTTACTTTTCAGGAGCAGTCACTGCTATCTCGTCAAAGGTCGACATGTCGGTCAGTATCGCTTTGGCACCGTCCACAAGATTCATAGCCATGGCAGCACCTGTTCCCTCTCCCAAGCGAAAGTTGAGATCGAGGAGGGGACGCTTACAGCCAAGAAATTCCTGCATATGGACATGGCCCGGTTCTACGGAACGGTGGGCAAAGATGAGATAGTCCCTAACAAAGGGTTCTATTTTGGCGGCAATAAGGGCACCTGCAGTACTGATGTAGCCATCCACAACCACAGGAATTTTCTTGGCGGCACAACCAATGATAAGCCCTGCGATACCACCTATTTCAAAACCACCGACCTTGGCAAGAATGTCCAGCCCGTCCTTGCTGTTTGGTTTATTGATTTCAATGCTTTTTTTGATAATATCAATCTTGGTCTGCAGCTCCGCATCGTTGAGTCCTGAGCCACGACCGGTTATCTCTTCCACGGTTTTTCCGGTACAAACAGCCGCAATGGCAGCAGATGGGGTTGTATTGCCAATCCCCATCTCACCAGTACCAATGATATTATATTTGGTACTGAGGGCAAAGGCTACGTCGATTCCTCCCTCCACAGCCCGTACCGCCATGGCCCGGCTCATTGCCGGCCCCTTGGCAATATTACCTGTACCAAGACCCACCTTCTTATTGATCAGTTTTTTCTGTTCAACCAGATCCCTGAGATCGGCATTAACGCCCATATCAACCACAAAGACATCGGCACCGGCCGAGCGGGCAAGGGCGTTGACGCCTGCGGACCCGCCAATAATGGCATGCACCATCTGAACGGTTACCTCGGCCGGAAACTTACTCACACCCTCGGCTGCCACCCCATGATCGCCTGCCATGGTAACAATGGCTCTCTTGTCCACCAGTGGTTTTATTGTTCTCTGCATTCCGGCAAGATCAATAGCCAGGTCCATCAAATCTCCCAGGGCCCAGTGGGGCATAACAAGATTATCAAGTCGGGCCTTTGCCGCATCGCGGCTATCTGAATCCTGAGGGAAAATTTCCAGTAAAGTTCTGTCGAGCAAGCTCATAATAAGCCTCCATATAAATTATTCATTAAGGTCTAAGGACTCCGCTGGTTTTGAGGAGTGCCTGATCAATATCTATTCATTCGCTATTCGCTATTAGGGATCTGTGTCTATAACAAAAATAGTCCATTACAGCCAAAACTATTTGAGGGGATCGTTCCTTGAACGACTATTTTATTTGCTGTGATATTCCGCAGGTTACAAGGTAAACTTCAGAGGCGTTTTCGGCAATAAGCTGATTACAGATGCCCACCAAATCCCGGTATCTGCGAGCCAGGGCGTTATCCGGGACAATACCAAGCCCAACCTCATTGGTGACACAGATCACCGTGCCGGAAAGGAGCTCTACCTCGGCTAAAAAAAATTGGCACTGCTTTCGGAGTTGCTCGGTGGAGAAGGCTTTCCCATCCTGTTCATGGAAAAACATTAGATTATTTATCCAAAGGGTGAGGCAGTCAATGAGAACAACACCATCCTCGCCGTTTGAAGTCGCAATAGCCCGGGCAAGATCAAGCTCCTCTTCACAGGTAGTCCATCCTCTGCCAAGCCGTTCCTCTTTATGGAGACGAACCCGTTCCGTCAATTCACCGTCCACCACAGGACAGGTAGCGACAAAGATTCGTCTCTCCGATTTTTTTTCGGCAAGATCAAGGGCAAAACTGCTCTTACCACTCCGACTGCCACCCGTTACCAGTATAAGTTCTGCCATTTTTCATTCTCTCTACAAATTTTTCATAATAAACCGATGAGATTCCTTCAGCCTGATATGGATTTATTAAAACCCGTTAAAACAGCACCAGTTTCATAGAGATCTACGCTGGCATAGTGGCCAACATCAAGTTTTAGC from the Desulfotalea psychrophila LSv54 genome contains:
- a CDS encoding cobyric acid synthase, translating into MIKRKEHGGNLRKIKAEGAEQKIIDFSANINPLGPPEWLRPVISNELETLIHYPDPDCLEFCQAIAGHHGISEKRVVAGNGTAELLYALLRIIPSKRIVIPVPSYIDYYHAASQTGQEIVPVELSPENGFQLSLERLKKILRPGDLALIARPNNPTGLLPDTEQLADIIKSMPEVWFCLDEAFLDFIADEPSFAGRFENVITLNSMTKFYALPGLRLGYCSCSEELKVALHNALPPWTVNTLAQAVGKRLFADETYRQQSLAYAEAARRDCFQELSSLDALEVFPSRVNYHLCRLRDGGAVEPLRKRLLQAGFAIRPCENFSGLDRSYFRVAVRTHEENHLFFQALRTSLATVPSKKKREKRPTPALMLQGTCSNAGKSVLTAALCRILVQDGIKVAPFKAQNMSLNSFVTRDGREMGRAQVVQAQAACIDPHWRMNPILLKPNSDTGSQVIVQGRPVGNMSVGQYHRYKGQAWHKVQESYDELAAEYDTIILEGAGSPGEVNLKQHDIVNMRMAQHAQSPVLLVGDIDRGGVYASFVGIMEVLSQWERDLVAGFLVNRFRGDARLLSSAHDYLLQHTGRKVLGVVPYIHQLGIPEEDSVSFKSGALDSLPPIGDHVVISVLSLPHLSNFTDIEPFLTEPDVHIRIVTRVTELENSDAIIIPGSKNVLGDMRWLQEGGFVEYIKEFATDGGTVVGICGGYQMLGRKISDPHGVESARLSDEGLGILDIGTEIGEDKKLLRKTGHHISSQTAVHGYEIHHGISVGKSAPLFLFNDGSYCGHKAENLPVWGAYLHGMFDADDFRRLFIDDLRQKKGLSREGRVLAPYNLDGAFETLAKTVRESVDMDAIYHLLGL
- the cobS gene encoding adenosylcobinamide-GDP ribazoletransferase; translated protein: MVLDQLKKNCHIFCVALRFLTILPVRWWAGDDAKYFNKTPPFFPLVGLVIGLLAVIVVCLSSILLPQPVVAALLLVFFAGISGFLHLDGLADSCDGLLSARPAERSLEIMKDSNTGAMGLVGVVLLMIVKYASLASISPLHLAFAALLIPVAGRCAMLMAMATQRYCRPEGGLGALFYSPNSLRLGILATAFLFCLLSLISLKFALISLLVICAGVYLFGRFCKSRIGGATGDTLGAITEISEMLMALLFSMNFIAG
- the cobT gene encoding nicotinate-nucleotide--dimethylbenzimidazole phosphoribosyltransferase, encoding MSLLDRTLLEIFPQDSDSRDAAKARLDNLVMPHWALGDLMDLAIDLAGMQRTIKPLVDKRAIVTMAGDHGVAAEGVSKFPAEVTVQMVHAIIGGSAGVNALARSAGADVFVVDMGVNADLRDLVEQKKLINKKVGLGTGNIAKGPAMSRAMAVRAVEGGIDVAFALSTKYNIIGTGEMGIGNTTPSAAIAAVCTGKTVEEITGRGSGLNDAELQTKIDIIKKSIEINKPNSKDGLDILAKVGGFEIGGIAGLIIGCAAKKIPVVVDGYISTAGALIAAKIEPFVRDYLIFAHRSVEPGHVHMQEFLGCKRPLLDLNFRLGEGTGAAMAMNLVDGAKAILTDMSTFDEIAVTAPEK
- the cobU gene encoding bifunctional adenosylcobinamide kinase/adenosylcobinamide-phosphate guanylyltransferase gives rise to the protein MAELILVTGGSRSGKSSFALDLAEKKSERRIFVATCPVVDGELTERVRLHKEERLGRGWTTCEEELDLARAIATSNGEDGVVLIDCLTLWINNLMFFHEQDGKAFSTEQLRKQCQFFLAEVELLSGTVICVTNEVGLGIVPDNALARRYRDLVGICNQLIAENASEVYLVTCGISQQIK